In the genome of Deinococcus deserti VCD115, one region contains:
- the rimO gene encoding 30S ribosomal protein S12 methylthiotransferase RimO, with protein sequence MTEMMERPAESGTAGVKKVGFISLGCPKALVDSERILTQLRFEGYEVAPSYEDAHAVIVNTCGFITPAVEESLTAIGEALDATSKVIVTGCLGERPEKILERHPKVAAITGSEAVDDVMMHVRELLPIETDAFTGLLPVAAPGMRADAEQPVSLTDPNARHGDVLAPSVKLTPRHYAYVKIAEGCNHTCAFCIIPKLRGRQVSRDAGSVLYESFRLIAGGTKELMIISQDTSAYGVDIRYRESEFQGEQIRAHLTDLAVKLGEMGAWVRMHYVYPYPHVEKLVELMGQGKILPYLDVPLQHASPRILKLMRRPGAGRQLDTIRRWRELCPELVIRSTFIVGFPGETEEEFQELLTFLEEARLDRVGAFAYSDVEEADARALPGHVPEEIKQERLARFMEVAQRISTEKLAEKIGRVMDVIIDEFNDDEGDLPGTRLIGRTKGDAPGIDGQVYLYAGDFAGQVKIGDIVRARIEDSDEYDLFGEVLERPEWKPNVPQLGHFGKH encoded by the coding sequence ATGACGGAAATGATGGAGCGGCCGGCCGAATCTGGCACGGCAGGCGTGAAGAAAGTGGGGTTTATCAGCCTGGGATGCCCGAAGGCACTGGTGGACAGTGAGCGGATTCTGACCCAGCTGCGGTTTGAAGGCTATGAGGTGGCACCCAGCTACGAGGACGCTCACGCGGTAATCGTGAATACCTGCGGCTTTATTACGCCAGCAGTAGAGGAATCGCTGACAGCCATCGGGGAAGCGCTGGACGCCACCAGCAAGGTGATTGTCACCGGGTGCCTGGGCGAACGCCCCGAGAAGATCCTGGAGCGTCACCCCAAAGTCGCGGCCATTACTGGTTCCGAGGCGGTGGACGACGTGATGATGCACGTCCGCGAGCTGCTGCCTATCGAGACCGACGCGTTTACGGGCCTGTTGCCGGTCGCGGCCCCTGGAATGCGTGCCGACGCAGAGCAGCCCGTGTCCCTGACCGACCCCAACGCCCGCCACGGGGACGTGCTGGCTCCCAGCGTCAAGCTCACCCCGCGCCACTACGCCTACGTGAAGATTGCCGAGGGCTGCAACCACACCTGCGCGTTCTGCATCATTCCGAAGCTGCGCGGCCGTCAGGTCTCGCGGGACGCAGGCTCGGTGCTGTACGAGTCTTTCCGCCTGATCGCGGGCGGCACCAAGGAGCTCATGATCATCTCCCAGGACACCAGCGCCTACGGAGTGGACATCCGCTATCGCGAGTCCGAGTTCCAGGGTGAGCAGATCCGCGCGCACCTGACCGACCTGGCCGTCAAGCTGGGAGAGATGGGCGCCTGGGTGCGCATGCATTACGTCTACCCGTACCCGCACGTGGAAAAGCTTGTGGAGCTGATGGGCCAGGGCAAGATCCTGCCCTACCTGGACGTCCCGCTGCAGCACGCCTCACCCCGCATCCTGAAACTGATGCGCCGCCCCGGTGCGGGCAGGCAGCTTGACACCATCCGGCGCTGGCGCGAGCTGTGTCCGGAGCTGGTGATCCGCTCGACCTTTATCGTGGGCTTTCCCGGCGAGACGGAAGAGGAATTCCAGGAGCTGCTGACCTTCCTGGAAGAAGCCCGGCTTGACCGCGTGGGTGCCTTTGCCTACTCGGACGTGGAGGAAGCTGACGCCAGAGCCCTGCCAGGCCACGTTCCCGAGGAGATCAAGCAGGAACGTCTGGCGCGCTTCATGGAAGTTGCCCAGCGTATCAGCACCGAGAAGCTGGCCGAAAAGATTGGGCGTGTGATGGACGTGATTATTGACGAGTTCAACGACGACGAGGGCGATCTGCCCGGCACGCGTCTGATCGGCCGGACCAAGGGCGACGCCCCCGGCATTGACGGTCAGGTCTACCTGTACGCCGGCGACTTTGCCGGGCAGGTCAAGATCGGCGACATCGTCCGCGCCCGCATTGAGGACAGTGACGAGTACGACCTGTTCGGTGAGGTTCTGGAGCGGCCGGAATGGAAGCCCAACGTGCCGCAGCTGGGTCACTTCGGCAAGCACTAA
- a CDS encoding aldehyde dehydrogenase family protein translates to MTAYSSPSDSPAPADLQTLFDTQRAWRWRAAQTTAAQRQVILRRVHDAVRAHREALAEALSLDLGKSRAESEIAEIHPILEELRHAVQHLPRWMAPRRVPTPLMLAGSHSEVQMQARGVTLILSPWNYPVNLALAPLIASLAAGNTVVLKPSEKAPHVARALKTLLESVFEPRLVAVVEGDANVARTLTSMPFDHIFFTGSTAVGRQVMSAAAQNLTGVTLELGGKSPALVHSSAHLTRSAERLTWGKFLNAGQTCVAPDYALVPRAMQEQLVGEIGRVITRRFGDAPRLRAGTDYGRMVDAHSVRRLDQLTRQSLEQGARLALGGDFDPEARFISPTVVTDVTPDMPLMQEELFGPVLPVLTYDSLEEALNLIRRLDPPLALYLFAENDHVVERVQRETTSGGMIVNGTIIHLTNPYLPFGGVGTSGQGAYHGEHGFRTFSHQRAVLTETPRSGVRFMYPPYGRPLPRLAAWALRQLERQSGSRGG, encoded by the coding sequence ATGACTGCTTATTCAAGTCCTTCAGACTCTCCTGCGCCAGCTGATCTGCAGACCCTGTTCGACACCCAGCGGGCCTGGCGCTGGCGCGCTGCCCAGACCACCGCTGCCCAGCGGCAGGTGATCCTGCGGCGGGTTCATGACGCGGTGCGTGCCCACCGAGAAGCGCTGGCCGAGGCCCTGTCTCTGGATCTGGGCAAAAGTCGCGCCGAATCCGAGATTGCCGAGATTCATCCGATTCTGGAGGAACTGCGGCACGCGGTTCAGCACCTGCCGCGCTGGATGGCCCCCCGGCGGGTTCCCACCCCGCTGATGCTGGCCGGCTCGCACAGCGAGGTCCAGATGCAGGCCCGCGGCGTCACACTGATCCTGAGCCCCTGGAATTACCCGGTGAATCTGGCCCTGGCTCCATTGATAGCGAGTCTGGCGGCTGGGAACACGGTGGTCCTCAAACCCAGTGAGAAGGCTCCACATGTGGCCCGCGCTCTGAAAACACTGCTCGAAAGCGTGTTCGAGCCGAGGCTGGTGGCTGTGGTTGAGGGCGATGCCAATGTCGCCCGCACCCTGACCTCCATGCCCTTCGACCACATCTTCTTTACCGGCAGCACCGCTGTCGGCCGGCAGGTTATGAGCGCCGCTGCACAGAACCTGACCGGTGTGACGCTGGAGCTGGGCGGCAAAAGCCCGGCCCTCGTGCACTCCAGCGCGCATCTGACCCGCAGCGCGGAGCGTCTGACCTGGGGCAAGTTCCTGAATGCCGGGCAGACCTGTGTGGCCCCGGACTACGCCCTGGTGCCACGGGCCATGCAGGAGCAGCTGGTTGGAGAAATCGGGCGTGTTATCACCCGCCGCTTTGGTGACGCGCCGCGGCTGCGGGCCGGGACCGATTACGGACGCATGGTGGACGCCCACAGTGTGAGGCGCCTTGATCAACTGACCCGGCAAAGTCTCGAGCAGGGAGCCAGGCTGGCCCTGGGAGGAGACTTCGACCCCGAAGCCCGCTTTATCTCTCCCACCGTCGTTACGGACGTGACGCCCGACATGCCCCTGATGCAGGAGGAATTGTTTGGCCCGGTACTGCCGGTGCTGACCTATGACTCGCTGGAGGAAGCCCTGAACCTGATCCGGCGACTGGATCCGCCACTGGCGCTGTACCTGTTTGCTGAGAACGATCACGTTGTCGAGCGGGTCCAGCGTGAGACCACCAGTGGCGGCATGATCGTTAATGGCACGATTATTCACCTGACCAACCCCTACCTGCCGTTTGGCGGTGTGGGGACCAGTGGGCAGGGGGCATACCACGGCGAGCATGGTTTCCGCACCTTCAGCCACCAGCGCGCCGTGCTGACGGAAACGCCCCGCAGCGGAGTGCGCTTCATGTATCCGCCGTATGGCCGTCCCCTGCCCCGGCTGGCAGCCTGGGCACTGCGCCAGCTGGAGAGGCAGTCCGGTTCACGTGGAGGCTAG
- a CDS encoding nitronate monooxygenase, translating into MTISTTTQHDPIPVTPPLPRIIQGGMGVAISDWRLAKAVSSIGQLGVVSGTGIDNLIVRRLQDGDPEGHVRRALAHFPDQERAQKAIQDYFLEGGRTPGQAYKRVPLPTLTRQDPAWGLAILGAFVEVWLAREGHDHPVGLNLLTKLQLHTMPAMYGAMLAGVDTVIMGAGIPREVPGALDAFSQGQPYTFRVDVKGDGPPTAPLTLDPADYGFGGVALRRPNFYPIISSHVLAGVLTRKSTGSIQGFIIEGPTAGGHNAPPRGQVAYDESGQPIYTERDVADLSEMRKIGLPFWLAGGSGSPEALQAALAEGATGIQVGTLFAYCAESGMRDDTKARTLDAIREGQASVFTDPLASPTGFPFKVVQLENTLSEPEVYAERMRICDIGYLREFYWAGEGKTGLRCAAEPEADYVRKGGKIEDTVGRKCLCNALMADAGYPQIQKNGQVEQALITSGDDVIKLSTWKRGYTAQDVVKYLLGE; encoded by the coding sequence ATGACCATATCCACGACCACACAGCACGATCCGATTCCCGTCACCCCCCCGTTGCCACGCATCATCCAGGGCGGCATGGGCGTCGCCATTTCCGACTGGCGGCTGGCCAAGGCGGTCTCCAGTATCGGGCAACTGGGCGTGGTGTCCGGCACCGGCATCGACAACCTGATTGTGCGCCGCCTGCAGGACGGCGACCCCGAGGGGCACGTCCGCAGGGCCCTGGCCCACTTCCCCGATCAGGAACGCGCCCAGAAGGCGATTCAGGACTATTTCCTCGAAGGTGGACGCACCCCCGGGCAGGCCTACAAGCGTGTGCCGCTGCCCACCCTGACCCGTCAGGACCCGGCCTGGGGACTGGCAATTCTGGGGGCCTTTGTCGAAGTCTGGCTGGCCCGCGAAGGCCATGACCACCCGGTGGGCCTGAACCTGCTGACCAAACTGCAGCTGCACACCATGCCAGCCATGTACGGCGCGATGCTGGCCGGCGTGGACACCGTCATCATGGGCGCCGGCATTCCGCGTGAGGTGCCCGGCGCGCTTGATGCCTTCAGCCAGGGTCAGCCCTATACCTTCCGTGTGGACGTTAAGGGAGACGGCCCTCCTACAGCGCCACTGACGCTTGACCCTGCCGACTACGGGTTTGGCGGCGTAGCGCTGAGGCGCCCGAACTTCTATCCGATTATTTCCTCGCACGTGCTGGCCGGGGTCCTGACCCGCAAATCGACCGGCAGCATCCAGGGCTTCATCATTGAGGGGCCTACTGCAGGCGGCCACAATGCCCCTCCGCGCGGTCAGGTGGCCTACGACGAAAGTGGGCAGCCTATCTACACCGAGCGGGACGTGGCAGACCTCAGTGAGATGCGCAAGATTGGCCTGCCGTTCTGGCTGGCCGGAGGCTCCGGGAGTCCCGAAGCGTTGCAGGCTGCTCTGGCTGAGGGGGCGACCGGCATTCAGGTGGGCACCCTGTTTGCCTACTGTGCCGAGAGCGGCATGCGCGACGACACCAAAGCACGCACCCTCGATGCGATCCGGGAAGGTCAGGCCAGCGTATTTACCGACCCTCTTGCCTCGCCGACCGGCTTTCCGTTCAAGGTCGTTCAGCTTGAGAACACCCTGTCCGAGCCGGAGGTCTACGCCGAACGTATGCGCATCTGCGACATCGGCTACCTGCGCGAGTTCTACTGGGCCGGGGAAGGGAAGACGGGCCTGCGCTGCGCTGCTGAGCCCGAAGCCGACTATGTACGCAAGGGTGGCAAGATCGAAGACACCGTGGGCCGCAAGTGCCTGTGTAATGCCCTGATGGCCGACGCCGGCTACCCTCAGATCCAGAAGAACGGTCAGGTCGAGCAGGCGCTGATCACCAGCGGTGACGACGTTATCAAGCTGTCCACCTGGAAGCGCGGCTATACCGCTCAGGATGTCGTGAAGTACCTGCTAGGCGAATAA
- the mobA gene encoding molybdenum cofactor guanylyltransferase, translated as MPATLWDFTAAITAGGRSSRFGSDKALALWRGRTLLQHVAASLEPCPQRLLVAPPGRYVLGGWTPVEDTRPGEGPLAGLEAALQAAGTGWVAFAGVDLPGLTRTYWETLAAARVPGALSVQAQDVSGRPQPLGALYHTSLLPRLRALLDSGERRLRLAAPEDTTVTAAGLNPAALRNVNTPADLAELKL; from the coding sequence GTGCCCGCCACACTGTGGGACTTCACGGCGGCCATCACGGCCGGGGGACGCTCGAGTCGGTTCGGCTCGGACAAAGCCCTGGCCCTGTGGCGGGGGCGGACTCTGCTGCAGCATGTGGCGGCTTCGCTTGAGCCCTGCCCGCAGCGCCTGCTGGTGGCCCCGCCTGGGCGCTACGTCCTGGGCGGCTGGACCCCTGTCGAAGATACCCGGCCCGGTGAGGGGCCCCTGGCTGGTCTGGAGGCTGCCCTGCAGGCCGCAGGTACAGGCTGGGTCGCCTTTGCCGGGGTGGATCTGCCGGGTCTGACCCGGACGTACTGGGAGACGCTGGCTGCTGCCCGCGTTCCCGGAGCCCTGAGCGTGCAGGCGCAGGATGTTTCCGGACGACCTCAGCCGCTGGGGGCGCTGTATCACACATCTCTGTTGCCACGTCTCCGTGCCCTGCTGGACAGTGGTGAACGGAGGCTGCGGCTGGCCGCGCCGGAAGACACCACGGTCACGGCAGCTGGCCTGAACCCGGCGGCCCTGCGC
- a CDS encoding FtsW/RodA/SpoVE family cell cycle protein: MKYDLRFPVVVAALLVVGLMTVSTAALSPRASSGIFTKQMMGVLLAAVPVAALWWAGRDRMYKAAPWLFVLALLLQLSTFVIGKEVNGQRNWIMLGPVQFQPLEILKFAMILMLPVVLRGGYRGAMTYVKALAIFLPALAVVVLQDFGGAMVLSVMFGVMLLAARIPWWHAVAAVLLVGAAVPTLLYPRLEPYQQKRLTIFLDPYQDPRGAGYQVIQSTIAIGSGGVQGKGYKQGSQSHNGFLPEAHTDFAFSTWAEEQGLVGALVVLVLYGFLFWGLAGMAAESPRLQDQILFAGVLGQIGFQVLENIGAALSLLPLTGITLPLISYGLSSLVSTLSTLGLAYVVYRDRYDGTI; the protein is encoded by the coding sequence TTGAAGTACGATCTGCGTTTTCCTGTGGTGGTGGCGGCGCTGCTGGTGGTGGGCCTGATGACGGTCAGCACGGCGGCCCTTTCACCCCGCGCTTCCAGCGGCATTTTCACCAAGCAGATGATGGGTGTGCTGCTGGCGGCGGTGCCGGTCGCGGCCCTGTGGTGGGCGGGCCGGGACCGGATGTACAAGGCCGCGCCCTGGCTGTTTGTCCTGGCCCTGTTGCTGCAGCTCAGCACTTTTGTGATCGGCAAGGAAGTCAACGGCCAGCGCAACTGGATCATGCTGGGGCCGGTGCAGTTCCAGCCGCTGGAAATCCTGAAGTTCGCCATGATCCTGATGCTGCCGGTGGTGTTGCGCGGCGGCTACCGCGGAGCGATGACCTACGTCAAGGCGCTGGCCATTTTTCTGCCTGCGCTGGCGGTCGTGGTGCTGCAGGATTTCGGCGGAGCAATGGTCCTGAGCGTGATGTTCGGGGTCATGCTGCTTGCGGCGCGCATTCCCTGGTGGCATGCGGTGGCCGCCGTGCTGCTGGTGGGCGCCGCCGTGCCGACCCTGCTGTATCCACGCCTGGAGCCGTACCAGCAAAAGCGTCTGACCATTTTCCTGGACCCTTACCAGGATCCTCGGGGCGCCGGGTATCAGGTGATCCAGAGCACCATTGCCATCGGGTCCGGCGGGGTGCAGGGCAAGGGATACAAGCAGGGCTCGCAGTCGCACAACGGCTTCCTGCCGGAGGCGCACACCGACTTTGCCTTCAGCACCTGGGCCGAGGAACAGGGGCTGGTAGGCGCGTTAGTTGTGCTGGTGTTATACGGCTTCCTGTTCTGGGGCCTGGCGGGCATGGCTGCCGAGTCACCGCGACTACAGGACCAGATCCTGTTTGCTGGTGTACTGGGGCAGATTGGGTTTCAGGTGCTGGAGAACATCGGAGCGGCGCTGTCGCTGCTGCCCCTGACCGGCATCACGCTGCCGCTGATCAGTTATGGCCTGAGCAGTCTGGTCAGCACTCTCTCTACCCTGGGGCTGGCATATGTGGTCTACCGCGACCGCTACGACGGAACGATCTAG
- a CDS encoding prepilin peptidase — protein MIPDVLLVAMAGVLGLLVGSFSNVLIWRLPRGENIAFPPSHCPHCDHRLTPRDLVPVFSWLGLRGKCRYCRAPIKRRYPLVELLTGAGYALIALLFPPLTFGWGTLGLMVLFTLLLVSSAIDLDTYTIPDELTLPGVALGLLFALGNAPDSGLPTFAQAVQGALLGAGLLVTINNLGAWVLRRFRERQFPEFPLGYQQISLGLLAGAWLGPWWGAGVGLVSALINLLARRVIRIPELLTLGGLLVSVMLGSAGMGPGMILMVQGALAAAGAVSLVCGVYWWIHWRRHREDDTLADDENVDASAMGFGDVKLAAVIGAFLGWERLLVALVVAVFAGALLGIVQMAMKRENRVKFGPYLALGALVALVWGNEIISSYRTMLGF, from the coding sequence GTGATTCCTGACGTGCTGCTTGTGGCGATGGCCGGCGTGCTCGGCCTGCTGGTGGGCTCATTTTCCAATGTGCTGATCTGGCGCCTGCCCCGCGGCGAGAACATCGCCTTCCCGCCGAGTCACTGTCCACACTGTGACCACCGTCTCACGCCGCGTGATCTGGTGCCGGTGTTCTCATGGCTGGGGCTGCGCGGCAAGTGCCGGTACTGCCGCGCCCCGATCAAGAGACGCTACCCGCTGGTGGAGCTGCTGACCGGCGCCGGCTACGCCCTGATTGCGCTGCTGTTTCCGCCGCTGACCTTCGGTTGGGGCACCCTGGGGCTGATGGTGCTGTTCACGCTGCTGCTGGTCAGCAGCGCTATTGACCTTGATACCTACACCATTCCCGATGAACTGACCCTGCCCGGCGTGGCGCTGGGGCTGCTGTTCGCACTGGGCAACGCGCCGGACTCGGGCCTGCCGACTTTCGCCCAGGCAGTGCAGGGCGCGCTGCTGGGCGCGGGGCTGCTGGTGACCATCAACAACCTGGGGGCCTGGGTCCTGCGCCGGTTTCGTGAGCGGCAGTTTCCAGAGTTCCCGCTGGGCTACCAGCAGATCAGCCTGGGCCTGCTGGCCGGCGCATGGCTGGGGCCCTGGTGGGGTGCAGGAGTCGGACTGGTCTCGGCGCTGATCAACCTGCTGGCCCGCCGGGTGATCCGCATCCCGGAACTGCTGACGCTGGGAGGGCTCCTGGTCAGCGTCATGCTGGGCAGCGCCGGCATGGGACCCGGCATGATTCTGATGGTTCAGGGCGCGCTCGCCGCGGCAGGAGCGGTCAGTCTGGTCTGCGGGGTCTACTGGTGGATTCACTGGCGCCGGCACCGCGAAGACGACACCCTCGCCGACGACGAGAATGTGGACGCCAGTGCCATGGGCTTTGGAGACGTGAAACTGGCGGCTGTGATCGGCGCCTTCCTGGGTTGGGAACGGCTGCTGGTGGCGCTGGTGGTGGCGGTGTTTGCCGGCGCCCTGCTGGGAATCGTGCAGATGGCCATGAAACGCGAAAACCGCGTGAAATTCGGGCCGTATCTGGCCCTGGGTGCGCTGGTGGCCCTGGTCTGGGGCAATGAGATCATCAGCAGCTACCGCACGATGCTCGGGTTCTGA
- a CDS encoding aldo/keto reductase family protein — protein sequence MEYRNLGRSGLKVSEVALGGWVTFGHSVHDETMVHDIVKKAYDEGVNFFDQADVYARGRSEELMGAVLRDFPRHTLVVSSKVYWPMSDDVNDRGLSRKHILESVGKSLQRLGTDYLDIYFAHRYDETVPMEEIVMAFDQVIRDGKALYWGTSMWPAARIAQAVEFARANGLHAPVTEQPEYSMLRRERVEKEILPYTEGAGVGLVVWSPLAMGLLTGKYDNGLPEGARLTENENWGKNFLTEENIQKVRDLKPVADDLGITRAQLALAWLLRQKGVSSVITGATKVGQIEDTVKAAGVRLTEDVQSRIEDILNPA from the coding sequence ATGGAATACCGGAACCTCGGCAGAAGCGGTTTGAAAGTCAGCGAAGTGGCCCTGGGTGGCTGGGTCACCTTTGGGCACAGCGTCCACGACGAGACGATGGTGCATGACATTGTCAAGAAGGCCTATGACGAGGGCGTGAACTTCTTTGATCAGGCAGACGTATACGCCCGTGGCCGCAGCGAGGAGCTGATGGGCGCTGTGCTGCGCGACTTTCCGCGCCACACCCTGGTGGTGTCCAGCAAGGTGTACTGGCCCATGAGCGACGATGTGAACGACCGCGGCCTGTCACGCAAGCACATCCTGGAAAGCGTGGGCAAGAGCCTGCAGCGCCTGGGCACGGACTACCTGGACATCTACTTTGCCCACCGTTATGACGAGACCGTTCCGATGGAAGAAATCGTGATGGCTTTCGACCAGGTCATCCGTGACGGAAAGGCCCTGTACTGGGGAACCAGCATGTGGCCGGCCGCGCGCATTGCCCAGGCGGTCGAGTTCGCCAGGGCCAACGGCCTGCATGCCCCGGTGACCGAGCAGCCCGAGTACTCCATGCTGCGCCGCGAACGGGTGGAAAAGGAAATCCTGCCCTACACCGAAGGAGCCGGAGTGGGCCTGGTGGTGTGGAGCCCGCTGGCCATGGGCCTGCTGACCGGCAAGTACGATAACGGTCTGCCTGAGGGCGCACGCCTGACGGAGAACGAGAACTGGGGCAAGAACTTCCTGACCGAAGAGAACATCCAGAAGGTCCGTGACCTGAAGCCGGTTGCCGACGACCTGGGCATCACCCGCGCGCAACTTGCCCTGGCGTGGCTGCTGCGTCAGAAGGGTGTAAGCAGCGTCATTACCGGCGCGACGAAGGTCGGCCAGATCGAAGACACCGTCAAGGCGGCTGGCGTGCGGCTGACCGAAGACGTTCAGAGCCGGATTGAGGACATTCTCAACCCCGCCTGA
- a CDS encoding M48 family metallopeptidase produces the protein MSLSPIGRLGTAWQRMADREAARLRERFIADHSNRPGPRSVIAVMLAGLILLGYLAMVLGGIWLLAGALGLLGDKGPSQRFMPGLIGVALLAFAWIARPVFPQTPGQVVTEADAPQLHALVTEIATTIGAARPDRVTVIHDVNAFMGQSGFPPRPALGLGLALWYTLTPQERVAIIAHELAHQKNRDPVRGRLIGTALNVLGQVIHLLTPDMMMEAREHHEGGMAALSNLVMRGLALGPLGLYTLLLQLVGAEHQRAEFRADLLAAQVAGHDAALSALDAVHLLNHSSMLETALQRQKHLPQAAHTFLELQRMWLSQLPAQRAQAREAYLQERSQLDATHPPTADRLAVIRAYPAAARITLSTARAAQIDAELTPFVRLAEQAAQDEYDERYRY, from the coding sequence ATGTCTCTCTCACCTATTGGTCGGCTCGGAACTGCATGGCAGCGTATGGCGGACCGGGAAGCAGCACGACTGCGGGAGAGGTTTATCGCGGACCACAGCAACCGTCCCGGGCCAAGATCGGTGATTGCCGTGATGCTGGCCGGTCTGATTCTGCTGGGGTACCTCGCCATGGTGCTGGGCGGAATCTGGCTGCTGGCCGGTGCTCTGGGCCTGCTGGGGGACAAGGGTCCATCGCAGCGGTTTATGCCTGGATTGATCGGTGTGGCACTGCTGGCCTTTGCCTGGATTGCCCGCCCGGTATTTCCGCAGACCCCCGGGCAGGTCGTCACGGAGGCTGACGCACCGCAGCTTCATGCTCTGGTCACAGAGATAGCCACAACGATAGGCGCGGCGCGACCGGATCGCGTTACCGTGATCCATGACGTGAATGCCTTCATGGGCCAGAGCGGCTTTCCGCCCCGGCCAGCCCTGGGTCTGGGACTGGCGCTGTGGTACACCCTGACTCCACAGGAACGGGTGGCCATCATCGCCCATGAGCTGGCTCACCAGAAAAACCGTGATCCGGTGCGTGGACGTCTCATCGGCACCGCCCTGAACGTGCTGGGGCAGGTGATTCATCTGCTAACTCCGGACATGATGATGGAGGCCCGCGAACACCACGAGGGCGGCATGGCAGCGCTGTCCAATCTGGTTATGAGGGGGCTGGCCCTAGGGCCTCTGGGGCTGTATACCCTGCTCTTGCAACTGGTGGGCGCCGAACACCAGCGGGCCGAGTTCCGCGCAGACCTGCTGGCCGCACAGGTGGCCGGACACGACGCGGCCCTCAGTGCCCTGGATGCGGTGCACCTGCTAAACCACTCCTCCATGCTGGAAACCGCGCTGCAACGGCAAAAGCACCTTCCCCAGGCAGCACATACGTTTCTGGAACTGCAGCGGATGTGGCTGAGCCAACTGCCCGCCCAGCGCGCCCAGGCCCGCGAGGCCTACCTGCAGGAGCGCTCACAGCTCGATGCCACCCACCCACCGACCGCCGACCGGCTGGCAGTCATTCGCGCCTATCCGGCTGCGGCCAGGATCACCCTGAGCACGGCCCGCGCGGCGCAAATCGACGCTGAACTCACGCCCTTCGTGCGATTGGCCGAACAGGCTGCTCAGGACGAGTACGACGAGCGCTACCGATACTAA
- the minE gene encoding cell division topological specificity factor MinE, with the protein MFSWMKRGRSKETLKDRLELVLAYDRAQIPPGKVDALRNDLLEVVRRYFPTGNSSVEIEQRGDMVVLMANIPIDDTPPVRKSS; encoded by the coding sequence ATGTTCTCCTGGATGAAGCGCGGGCGCAGCAAGGAGACCCTGAAAGACCGCCTGGAACTGGTACTGGCCTACGACCGGGCCCAGATTCCGCCCGGCAAGGTAGACGCTCTGCGCAATGACCTGCTGGAAGTCGTCAGGCGGTACTTTCCCACCGGCAACAGCAGCGTGGAAATCGAACAGCGTGGGGACATGGTGGTGCTGATGGCCAATATTCCCATTGACGACACCCCGCCCGTCCGCAAGTCGTCCTGA
- the minD gene encoding septum site-determining protein MinD, which produces MDAKVIVVTSGKGGVGKTTTTANIGAALAKLGEKVAVIDVDVGLRNLDVVMGLESRVVFDLIDVLEGKCRMSQALIRDKRVENLFLLPASQTRDKDALDPEVFKGVIRGLIEDEGFDRILIDSPAGIESGFRTAAAPAQGALVVVNPEVSSVRDADRIIGLLEAQQVSEIRLVINRLRPKMVASGNMLSEGDILDILGVKPIGIVPEDEGIIVSTNVGEPAVLGKTKAGEAFMATARRLKGEDVPYPKFEEEGGFLSALRRLFGGA; this is translated from the coding sequence ATGGATGCCAAGGTTATCGTCGTCACTTCCGGCAAGGGTGGCGTGGGAAAGACCACCACCACTGCAAATATTGGTGCCGCGCTCGCCAAACTCGGGGAAAAAGTAGCAGTCATTGACGTGGACGTGGGTCTGCGCAACCTTGACGTGGTGATGGGTCTCGAATCCCGCGTGGTGTTTGACCTGATCGACGTGCTAGAGGGCAAGTGCCGCATGAGCCAGGCGCTGATTCGCGATAAGCGTGTGGAGAACCTGTTCCTGCTGCCAGCCTCGCAGACCCGGGATAAGGACGCTCTGGACCCCGAGGTCTTCAAGGGTGTGATTCGCGGCCTCATCGAGGACGAGGGCTTTGACCGCATTCTGATTGACTCTCCGGCCGGGATCGAGTCGGGGTTCAGGACCGCTGCGGCGCCAGCGCAGGGAGCCCTGGTGGTCGTCAACCCGGAGGTCTCCAGCGTGCGTGACGCTGACCGCATCATCGGGCTGCTCGAAGCGCAGCAGGTCAGTGAAATCCGGCTGGTCATCAACCGCCTGCGCCCCAAGATGGTCGCCAGCGGCAACATGCTCAGCGAAGGCGACATCCTGGACATCCTGGGCGTCAAGCCCATCGGTATCGTTCCGGAGGATGAGGGCATTATCGTGAGCACCAACGTCGGTGAGCCGGCAGTGCTGGGCAAGACCAAGGCCGGCGAGGCCTTTATGGCCACGGCCCGGCGCCTGAAGGGGGAGGACGTTCCGTACCCCAAGTTCGAGGAAGAGGGCGGGTTCCTCTCGGCCCTGCGCCGCCTGTTCGGGGGTGCCTGA